One window of the bacterium genome contains the following:
- a CDS encoding SDR family oxidoreductase produces MDLNATSSIITGGASGIGLATAKQVAALGGRVVVADLNEEKGKAVADELGGVFVKTDVSDEAQAQAAVDAALELGPLRTVLNSAGLGSAGRTVDREGNPFNLDNFSFVIKVNLIGTFNVTRLAAAAMSKQDPVDDDGQRGSIVNLASVAAFDGQIGQCAYSASKGGVVGMTLPIARDLAAVGIRVNCIAPGLIDTPIYGEGEGSEKFKAHLGQSVLFPKRLGVGAELASMVLELFQNDYMNGETIRVDGGIRMPPK; encoded by the coding sequence ATGGATCTGAACGCCACTTCCTCGATCATCACCGGCGGTGCGTCGGGCATCGGCCTCGCCACGGCCAAGCAGGTCGCGGCCCTCGGCGGTCGCGTCGTCGTCGCCGACCTCAACGAAGAGAAGGGAAAGGCGGTCGCCGACGAGCTCGGTGGCGTCTTCGTCAAGACCGACGTCTCCGACGAGGCGCAGGCCCAGGCCGCCGTCGACGCGGCGCTCGAGCTCGGTCCCCTCCGCACGGTCCTGAACTCTGCGGGCCTCGGCAGCGCCGGTCGCACCGTCGACCGCGAGGGCAACCCCTTCAACCTCGACAACTTCTCCTTCGTGATCAAGGTGAACCTGATCGGCACGTTCAACGTGACCCGCCTCGCCGCGGCGGCGATGTCGAAGCAGGATCCGGTGGACGACGACGGCCAGCGGGGCTCGATCGTGAATCTCGCCTCGGTCGCGGCCTTCGACGGTCAGATCGGCCAGTGCGCCTACTCGGCCTCGAAGGGCGGCGTGGTCGGCATGACCCTCCCGATCGCGCGCGACCTCGCCGCGGTCGGCATCCGGGTGAACTGCATCGCCCCCGGCCTGATCGATACGCCGATCTACGGCGAGGGCGAGGGCTCGGAGAAGTTCAAGGCCCATCTCGGTCAGAGCGTGCTCTTCCCGAAGCGCCTCGGCGTCGGCGCAGAGCTCGCCTCGATGGTGCTCGAGCTCTTCCAGAACGACTACATGAACGGAGAGACGATCCGCGTCGACGGCGGCATCCGCATGCCCCCGAAGTAG
- a CDS encoding outer membrane beta-barrel protein — MTPTRPAQHPPVRHLLPTLAGLFTLALFAGVALSAGDALADDHEEEGTLWYFEFQTGVAHVPNQSIDAGSAATGLGSVQPDEVGVHFGGALGRKITDLFRAEIAITHREADIDQAGLVSGTQADGDLSLFAVMANGYVDLDLGDDFFGITPWIGAGIGGGSYKIDVYQTTDGAFEIDDGDPVFVYNAMAGVIVPVSDVVAFNFGYRYIAIAGEKGSGAVIAPSTRTQEVEDEFDAHEGIIGIRFNF, encoded by the coding sequence GTGACCCCGACGCGCCCCGCCCAGCACCCGCCCGTCCGCCACCTGCTGCCCACCCTGGCAGGCCTCTTCACACTCGCCCTCTTTGCTGGTGTTGCCCTTTCCGCCGGCGATGCCCTCGCCGACGACCACGAGGAAGAGGGAACGCTCTGGTACTTCGAATTCCAGACCGGCGTGGCCCACGTGCCGAACCAATCGATCGACGCCGGCTCCGCCGCGACGGGTCTCGGCAGCGTCCAGCCCGACGAGGTCGGCGTCCACTTCGGCGGCGCACTCGGTCGCAAGATCACCGACCTCTTCCGCGCCGAGATCGCGATCACCCATCGCGAGGCCGACATCGACCAGGCCGGCCTCGTGAGCGGCACCCAGGCCGACGGCGACCTCTCGCTCTTCGCGGTCATGGCGAACGGCTACGTCGATCTCGACCTCGGCGACGACTTCTTCGGGATCACCCCGTGGATCGGCGCCGGCATCGGCGGCGGTAGCTACAAGATCGACGTCTACCAGACGACGGACGGCGCCTTCGAGATCGACGACGGCGACCCGGTCTTCGTGTACAACGCCATGGCCGGCGTGATCGTCCCGGTCTCCGACGTCGTCGCCTTCAACTTCGGCTACCGCTACATCGCGATCGCTGGCGAGAAGGGCTCGGGCGCGGTGATCGCCCCGTCGACCCGGACCCAGGAGGTCGAAGACGAGTTCGACGCGCACGAGGGCATCATCGGCATCCGCTTCAACTTCTGA
- a CDS encoding NAD(P)-dependent oxidoreductase — MKDQKILVTGPTGQVAGPVAHHLAQDNEVWATSRFTDDSKRGPFEATGITCVKSDLGTGDFSELPEDFDYVLHFACSRTPDFETDLVANGEGVGRLMSHCRRAKGFLACSTTGVYEADDHNPFTEESPLGDNHRVMAPTYSISKIGAEVVARFAAKEFDLPTVITRLNTPYGSNGGWPYYHLMMIKNGTPIPVHTNAPSEYTLIHQDDINRTVSGLVQSATIPARIVNWSGQEHVAIETWCAYLGELIGVEPKFDFTDATLESVKTDNAKMQALVGPCEVDWRDGLRRMVEERHPDWLV; from the coding sequence GTGAAGGACCAGAAGATCCTCGTCACCGGACCGACCGGTCAGGTCGCCGGGCCGGTGGCCCACCACCTCGCCCAGGACAACGAGGTCTGGGCGACCTCGCGCTTTACCGACGACTCGAAGCGAGGCCCCTTCGAGGCGACCGGCATCACCTGCGTGAAGAGCGACCTCGGGACCGGAGACTTCTCCGAGCTGCCCGAGGACTTCGACTACGTGCTCCACTTCGCGTGCTCGCGGACCCCCGACTTCGAGACGGACCTGGTCGCGAACGGCGAGGGGGTGGGGCGCCTGATGAGTCATTGCCGTCGGGCCAAGGGCTTCCTCGCCTGCTCGACGACCGGGGTCTACGAGGCGGACGACCACAATCCGTTCACCGAGGAGAGCCCGCTCGGGGACAACCACCGGGTGATGGCACCGACCTACAGCATCTCGAAGATCGGTGCGGAGGTCGTCGCCCGCTTCGCGGCGAAGGAGTTCGACCTGCCCACCGTCATCACCCGGCTGAACACGCCCTACGGGTCGAACGGGGGCTGGCCCTACTACCACCTGATGATGATCAAGAACGGCACGCCGATTCCGGTCCACACGAACGCGCCTTCCGAGTACACGCTGATCCACCAGGACGACATCAACCGGACCGTGTCGGGACTCGTCCAGTCCGCGACGATCCCGGCTCGGATCGTGAACTGGAGCGGTCAGGAGCACGTCGCCATCGAGACCTGGTGCGCCTATCTCGGCGAGCTGATCGGCGTCGAGCCCAAGTTCGACTTCACCGACGCGACCCTCGAGAGCGTGAAGACCGACAACGCCAAGATGCAGGCGCTGGTCGGTCCGTGCGAGGTCGATTGGAGGGACGGTCTGCGGCGCATGGTGGAGGAACGCCACCCGGACTGGCTGGTCTGA
- a CDS encoding nitroreductase family deazaflavin-dependent oxidoreductase — protein sequence MTSRNLPEEGSTTHERPQTTAEKEAFSSGGNRHLILLRGKWGLAIDTFVLWSTGYSLMTKQYAVANGVAYSPTLLLYTTGTKTGKKRRCGLPYFEVDGAYVVRGSNGGGPTDPHWCHNVRANPDAKIRVRGRTKAVHAHVASGEEREVLFKKLDAMSPSTGQYQRMCAPRELPLVVLRPI from the coding sequence ATGACTTCGAGGAACCTGCCGGAAGAGGGCAGCACGACCCACGAACGACCGCAGACGACCGCGGAGAAGGAAGCGTTCTCTTCCGGCGGCAATCGTCACCTGATCCTGTTGCGGGGGAAGTGGGGACTCGCGATCGACACGTTCGTCCTCTGGTCGACCGGCTACTCCCTGATGACGAAGCAGTACGCCGTCGCCAACGGGGTCGCCTACAGCCCTACGCTCCTGCTCTACACGACCGGCACGAAGACCGGGAAGAAGCGGCGATGCGGCTTGCCCTACTTCGAGGTCGACGGCGCCTACGTCGTCCGCGGCAGCAACGGCGGCGGACCGACCGACCCGCATTGGTGCCACAACGTGCGCGCGAACCCGGACGCGAAGATCCGGGTGCGCGGGCGAACGAAGGCGGTGCACGCGCACGTCGCGAGCGGCGAGGAGCGCGAGGTGCTCTTCAAGAAGCTCGACGCGATGAGCCCTTCGACGGGGCAGTACCAGCGGATGTGCGCGCCGCGAGAGCTGCCCCTCGTCGTCCTGCGACCGATCTGA
- a CDS encoding isoprenylcysteine carboxylmethyltransferase family protein: MRIGRRNLRKGLLAVGCVLGAPSTGGLVAGGALIALGGALHLWSKGCLEQNRRLITAGPYRYVRNPFYLANALIDAGLCVVVGVVWIAALFAVLWLLAYRDTIDGEERKLADLFPDEYPRYVAAVPRLVPNGSAWPRAAVTGHFSWDNDGLARGQEYARLVGIALGPAVVVAGAVLRRDGVEVFASGNEVRLASFVALPSLWVWKLAIAEAFRRPESALVGTAFARSGRLALAAGLVGLALWLAPDQAPLAILAAGWAGLALLDEFAARRTDAGTPRVRWRYLGPVALGSLVAGAMLGARALGAFA, translated from the coding sequence ATGCGAATCGGCCGCCGGAACCTGCGCAAGGGCCTCCTTGCGGTGGGCTGTGTGCTCGGCGCACCGTCCACCGGCGGGCTGGTCGCGGGGGGCGCGCTGATCGCGCTCGGCGGAGCGCTCCACCTCTGGTCGAAGGGCTGCCTCGAGCAGAACCGGCGACTGATCACCGCCGGTCCCTATCGCTACGTCCGCAATCCCTTCTATCTGGCGAATGCGCTGATCGATGCGGGTCTCTGCGTCGTGGTCGGCGTCGTCTGGATCGCGGCCCTCTTCGCCGTCCTCTGGCTCCTCGCCTATCGCGACACGATCGACGGGGAGGAGCGCAAGCTCGCCGATCTCTTCCCCGACGAGTATCCGCGCTATGTCGCCGCCGTGCCGCGCCTCGTTCCGAACGGCTCGGCCTGGCCGCGCGCCGCCGTGACCGGTCACTTCAGCTGGGACAACGACGGACTCGCGCGGGGGCAGGAGTACGCCCGGCTCGTCGGAATCGCCCTGGGGCCCGCGGTGGTCGTCGCGGGCGCCGTGCTTCGGCGGGACGGCGTGGAGGTCTTCGCGTCCGGCAACGAGGTGCGCCTCGCGAGCTTCGTCGCGCTCCCCTCGCTCTGGGTGTGGAAGCTCGCGATCGCCGAAGCGTTCCGCCGTCCCGAATCGGCGCTGGTCGGCACGGCCTTCGCCCGAAGCGGGCGGCTCGCGCTGGCGGCGGGACTCGTCGGTCTCGCGCTGTGGCTCGCTCCGGACCAGGCACCGCTCGCGATCCTCGCGGCGGGGTGGGCGGGGCTCGCGTTGCTGGACGAGTTCGCGGCGCGTCGAACGGACGCCGGCACGCCGCGGGTACGCTGGCGCTATCTGGGACCCGTTGCGCTCGGGAGTCTCGTCGCGGGGGCGATGCTCGGGGCGCGGGCGCTCGGCGCGTTCGCGTAG
- a CDS encoding Coq4 family protein produces the protein MPLSTRFENLRSAIRKIRLQGKDPEAVAPAVQSFDALSLALGRGDATMLARMRATTLGRRLLDERHDALALVADRDRLRAMPEGSLGRTYCAFAEDNGLYPEHLAEEVRVARAETEGFVPDASPEVAYLHDRFRDLHDLWHVVTGYGTDMAGELAIVNFQAVQVGYRAMTISSWLQLIGIALRTGRFDVLVTGFRGRRRGRGADYLLAADWERLLPLPLEEVRRELGVPPLRPYRPWDHRTPKAAEAHA, from the coding sequence ATGCCCCTTTCGACGCGATTCGAGAACCTGCGCTCGGCCATCCGGAAGATCCGCCTCCAGGGCAAGGACCCGGAAGCGGTCGCCCCCGCCGTCCAGAGCTTCGACGCGCTCTCGCTCGCGCTCGGACGCGGCGACGCGACGATGCTCGCCCGGATGCGCGCCACGACACTCGGACGACGACTGCTCGACGAGCGCCACGACGCACTCGCCCTCGTCGCGGATCGCGATCGCTTGCGCGCCATGCCCGAGGGCAGTCTGGGACGAACCTACTGCGCGTTCGCGGAGGACAACGGCCTCTATCCCGAGCACCTCGCGGAAGAGGTGCGCGTCGCACGCGCCGAGACCGAAGGATTCGTGCCCGACGCCTCCCCCGAAGTCGCGTACCTGCACGACCGCTTCCGCGATCTGCACGACCTCTGGCACGTCGTGACCGGCTACGGAACCGACATGGCCGGCGAGCTCGCGATCGTGAACTTCCAGGCCGTCCAGGTCGGCTACCGCGCGATGACGATCTCGTCCTGGCTGCAGTTGATCGGGATCGCGCTCAGGACGGGCCGCTTCGACGTCCTCGTGACCGGCTTCCGCGGACGACGTCGTGGACGAGGGGCGGACTACCTCCTCGCGGCGGACTGGGAGCGGCTCCTTCCTCTTCCGCTCGAAGAGGTCCGAAGGGAGCTCGGCGTGCCTCCGCTCCGCCCCTATCGCCCGTGGGACCACCGGACGCCGAAGGCCGCCGAAGCCCACGCGTGA
- a CDS encoding transmembrane 220 family protein — MRIACFVFTALFLVGAAVQWNDPDPIAWIVAYLLGAGLSLQAALGKPSFLANALAAVVFGMGFAALAATIPDAPDEAFTSFQMRETSHEEPREAVGLGLLSVWSAVLAFRSRSPALRED, encoded by the coding sequence ATGCGAATCGCGTGCTTCGTGTTCACGGCGCTCTTTCTCGTGGGCGCCGCGGTCCAGTGGAACGATCCGGATCCGATCGCCTGGATCGTCGCGTATCTCCTGGGCGCCGGACTCTCGCTCCAGGCTGCGCTCGGCAAGCCGTCGTTCCTGGCGAACGCCCTCGCGGCGGTGGTCTTCGGGATGGGCTTCGCGGCCCTGGCCGCGACGATCCCCGATGCCCCGGACGAGGCGTTCACTTCGTTCCAGATGCGCGAGACGAGTCACGAAGAGCCGCGCGAAGCCGTGGGCCTCGGGCTGCTCAGCGTGTGGAGCGCGGTCCTCGCGTTCCGGTCGAGATCGCCGGCGCTTCGGGAGGACTGA
- a CDS encoding NIPSNAP family protein encodes MSVYIDVWHRTHPLTPEAHARFLDYYARYVVAPPSDYFEVVAGFRYLDGPTNEDFALYRYPSMAEIEASMRSYAVDGEALQATLETFSALEIEETRGIALHLPHAPESRLDDAIAAPGGEGAHRFVRHVRRCGGNERPAAFALLERQRDEAEKAGGGTLVVGFEYIVGPVMDLVEIWRVPADRGVCPIDDVDPALVAELARLAPERERRAIEPTRFSKLR; translated from the coding sequence TTGAGCGTCTACATCGACGTCTGGCACCGGACCCACCCGCTCACCCCCGAAGCCCACGCTCGCTTCCTCGACTACTACGCGCGCTACGTGGTCGCGCCGCCCTCGGACTACTTCGAGGTCGTCGCGGGCTTCCGCTACCTCGACGGCCCCACGAACGAGGACTTCGCGCTCTACCGCTATCCGTCGATGGCGGAGATCGAGGCGTCGATGCGGAGCTACGCCGTCGACGGCGAGGCGCTCCAGGCGACTCTCGAGACGTTCTCGGCTCTGGAAATCGAGGAGACGCGGGGGATCGCGCTCCATCTCCCCCATGCACCCGAGTCGCGCCTCGACGACGCGATCGCCGCGCCGGGCGGGGAGGGCGCGCATCGCTTCGTCCGCCACGTGAGGCGCTGCGGCGGAAACGAGCGGCCCGCGGCCTTCGCCCTCCTCGAACGCCAGCGCGACGAGGCGGAAAAGGCCGGCGGCGGGACCCTCGTGGTGGGCTTCGAGTACATCGTCGGCCCGGTCATGGATCTCGTCGAGATCTGGCGGGTACCCGCGGATCGCGGGGTCTGCCCCATCGACGACGTCGACCCGGCGCTCGTGGCCGAGCTCGCGAGGCTGGCGCCGGAGCGGGAGCGGCGGGCAATCGAGCCGACGCGCTTCTCGAAGCTGCGCTGA
- a CDS encoding phosphotransferase, translated as MAPARPTLRTGIEDVDPRHALDVARLEDRLREELDEFDGTLEVRQFVGGQSNPTYLLSDGTRSWVLRRKPPGELVSSAHATDREFRILSALAGTDVPVPRVRFYCDDESVIGTEFYVMDRVEGRILVDQTLPDWTPDERRSLYASQLDVLAALHRVDFEAVGLGDYGKRGNYFARQIHVWGKQYAASHTAPEERCASMERLIEWLPENVPADDTTTIVHGDFGLNNLMLHPTAPRIAAVLDWELSTLGHPFADVTYHLSARLFPTSPFQDVDDAALRAAGLPTQAEYVKGYCERTGLDDLPDLDFYLAFHLFRTAGIMFGIAGRAKAGTAASDQAKALGASAIPLADRALEYARTLGA; from the coding sequence GTGGCGCCCGCCCGGCCGACGCTGCGCACGGGGATCGAGGACGTCGATCCCCGGCACGCCCTCGACGTCGCAAGGCTCGAGGATCGCCTGCGCGAAGAGCTCGACGAGTTCGACGGGACTCTCGAGGTCCGCCAGTTCGTCGGTGGGCAATCGAACCCGACCTACCTGCTCTCCGATGGTACGCGGTCGTGGGTGCTCCGCCGGAAGCCGCCGGGCGAGCTCGTCTCCTCCGCCCACGCGACGGATCGCGAGTTCCGGATCCTCTCCGCGCTCGCGGGGACCGACGTACCGGTTCCGCGCGTGCGGTTCTACTGCGACGACGAATCGGTGATCGGGACCGAGTTCTACGTGATGGACCGGGTCGAGGGGCGCATCCTCGTCGACCAGACGTTGCCGGACTGGACGCCGGACGAGCGACGGTCCCTCTACGCTTCCCAGCTCGACGTGCTGGCCGCGCTCCACCGCGTCGACTTCGAGGCCGTCGGTCTCGGGGACTACGGCAAGCGGGGCAACTACTTCGCGCGTCAGATCCACGTCTGGGGCAAGCAGTACGCGGCGTCCCACACGGCGCCCGAAGAACGTTGCGCGTCGATGGAGCGCTTGATCGAGTGGCTCCCGGAGAACGTGCCCGCGGACGACACGACGACGATCGTCCACGGCGATTTCGGGCTCAACAACCTGATGCTCCACCCGACGGCGCCTCGGATCGCGGCGGTCCTCGACTGGGAGCTCTCGACCCTCGGCCACCCCTTCGCCGATGTGACCTACCACCTGTCGGCGCGGCTCTTCCCGACGAGCCCCTTCCAGGATGTCGACGATGCAGCGCTCCGCGCGGCGGGACTGCCGACCCAGGCGGAGTACGTCAAGGGCTACTGCGAGCGGACCGGTCTGGACGACCTTCCCGACCTCGATTTCTACCTGGCCTTCCACCTCTTCCGGACGGCCGGCATCATGTTCGGCATCGCCGGTCGCGCGAAGGCGGGGACGGCCGCCAGCGATCAGGCGAAGGCCCTCGGCGCCTCCGCCATTCCCCTGGCCGATCGCGCGCTGGAGTACGCGCGCACCCTCGGCGCCTGA
- a CDS encoding acyl-CoA dehydrogenase family protein: MAWDFTTEPEFQKKLDWIREFVDETIIPLDLLCDGLDQAQLDALWAPLKEEVKKQGLWAPHLEPEDGGQGMGQVHLAQIHEILGRHSLAPEMFGCQGPDSGNMELLAVGATPEQKKRWLDPLIRGEVRSTFSMTEPFTASSNPTEMTTTAIRDGDDWVINGHKWFASNASVSDFTLLFAVTDPEAPPHQRASMFVVEKGTPGMTVVRDVGSMSHPHASEPGLLYDRIGGHSEVVYEDCRVPDEHMIGAPGEGFLLSQKRLGGGRIHHAMRCIGQARYAFEMMCERAASRQTRGRPLGQMQMVQDMIAESYTQLETARLVVMRAAWAMDQGKDHGSSARTEISMIKYYVPKLTLEIIDRAIQIHGALGYTTDMPLEHMYRQGRALRIADGADEVHKQAMARQILKDVAPVEGWPSEHLPTRREAARAKFGALVDAVRERG, from the coding sequence ATGGCCTGGGACTTCACGACCGAACCCGAATTCCAGAAGAAGCTCGATTGGATCCGGGAGTTCGTGGACGAGACGATCATTCCCCTGGACCTGCTCTGTGATGGTCTCGACCAGGCGCAGCTCGACGCACTCTGGGCCCCGCTCAAGGAAGAGGTCAAGAAGCAGGGACTCTGGGCGCCCCACCTCGAGCCCGAGGACGGCGGACAGGGAATGGGACAGGTCCATCTCGCCCAGATCCACGAGATCCTCGGCCGCCACTCCCTCGCCCCGGAGATGTTCGGCTGCCAGGGGCCCGACTCGGGAAACATGGAGCTCCTCGCGGTCGGCGCGACGCCGGAGCAGAAGAAGCGCTGGCTGGACCCGCTGATCCGGGGCGAGGTTCGCAGCACGTTTTCGATGACCGAGCCCTTCACGGCGAGCTCGAACCCGACGGAGATGACGACCACCGCCATCCGCGACGGCGACGACTGGGTGATCAACGGTCACAAGTGGTTCGCCTCGAACGCGTCGGTCTCGGACTTCACGCTGCTCTTCGCGGTCACCGACCCCGAGGCCCCTCCCCACCAGCGCGCGTCGATGTTCGTCGTCGAGAAGGGCACGCCGGGGATGACCGTCGTTCGCGACGTCGGTTCGATGTCCCACCCCCACGCATCCGAACCGGGCCTGCTCTACGACCGGATCGGCGGCCACTCGGAAGTCGTGTACGAGGACTGTCGCGTCCCGGACGAGCACATGATCGGCGCGCCCGGCGAGGGCTTCCTGCTCTCGCAGAAACGACTCGGGGGCGGACGGATCCACCACGCCATGCGCTGCATCGGACAGGCCCGGTACGCCTTCGAGATGATGTGCGAGCGCGCGGCGTCGCGGCAGACCCGCGGTCGGCCCCTCGGCCAGATGCAGATGGTCCAGGACATGATCGCCGAGTCCTACACCCAGCTCGAGACGGCGCGCCTCGTCGTGATGCGGGCGGCCTGGGCGATGGACCAGGGCAAGGACCACGGGTCGAGCGCGCGGACCGAGATCTCGATGATCAAGTACTACGTCCCGAAGCTGACCCTCGAGATCATCGATCGTGCGATCCAGATCCACGGCGCCCTCGGTTACACGACCGACATGCCGCTCGAGCACATGTACCGACAGGGACGCGCGCTCCGGATCGCCGACGGCGCGGACGAAGTCCACAAGCAGGCGATGGCGCGTCAGATCCTCAAGGACGTCGCGCCGGTGGAGGGATGGCCGAGCGAACACCTCCCCACGCGCCGCGAGGCCGCGCGCGCGAAGTTCGGTGCACTCGTCGACGCGGTCCGGGAGCGAGGCTAG
- a CDS encoding amidohydrolase family protein, with protein MYDLVIRNGEIYDGTGAPAFDGDLAIEGDRIVAVGALDDALVGPDTETIDATGRIVTPGFVDAHTHYDGQITWDPFVSPSTYHGVTTIVTGNCGVGFAPCRTDQRDWLIGLMEGVEDIPGTALHAGIQWDWETFPEYLDALEKTPLAIDVGTQVPHGAVRAFVMGKRGPAREVATPEEIEGMKRVVREAIDAGALGFSTSRTEKHRDVDGEVTPSITAHADELTGIATALRDAGKGVLQGISDFYDFEEEFSMFRKMAETAGRPCSITVEQQDARPDWWHQLLDAVTRAQADGLEMRGQVPPRATGVLLGLTATLNPFSFCTSFRDAIFDLEKFEAFPLEQRVENLRKPEVRAAILAEVPQAEAPNPLIGEIVSSFHKLFPMSDPVDYEPAPEDSVEGIAKREGRSPQEVAYDLMLENEGQALLYHPLFNYLPGNLDYVEKMLEHPHTVFGLSDGGAHCGVLCDASFPTTLIQHWGRDRSRGKKLPLERLVRMQTKETAELVGLFDRGVLAPGYKADVNVIDFEGLTLHPPTVVYDLPADGRRLVQRATGYEKTIVSGKVAFEGGEPTGVLGGKLIRGSQPAPA; from the coding sequence ATGTACGACCTCGTGATTCGCAACGGCGAGATCTACGACGGAACGGGCGCGCCGGCCTTCGACGGCGATCTCGCGATCGAAGGTGACCGGATCGTCGCGGTGGGTGCGCTGGACGACGCGCTCGTCGGACCCGATACGGAGACGATCGACGCGACGGGCCGGATCGTGACCCCGGGCTTCGTCGACGCCCACACCCACTACGACGGCCAGATCACCTGGGATCCCTTCGTCTCGCCGTCCACCTACCACGGCGTCACCACGATCGTGACCGGGAACTGTGGCGTCGGCTTCGCCCCCTGCCGCACGGATCAGCGCGATTGGCTGATCGGACTCATGGAAGGCGTCGAGGACATTCCCGGAACGGCGCTCCACGCCGGCATCCAGTGGGATTGGGAGACCTTCCCCGAGTACCTCGACGCGCTCGAGAAGACGCCGCTCGCGATCGACGTCGGAACGCAGGTGCCCCACGGCGCGGTACGGGCGTTCGTGATGGGCAAGCGTGGCCCGGCCCGCGAGGTCGCGACGCCGGAAGAGATCGAGGGCATGAAGCGGGTCGTGCGCGAGGCGATCGACGCCGGCGCCCTCGGCTTCTCGACCTCGCGAACCGAGAAGCACCGCGACGTCGACGGCGAGGTCACGCCGTCGATCACGGCGCATGCCGACGAGCTGACGGGGATCGCGACGGCGCTCCGCGACGCGGGGAAGGGCGTCCTCCAGGGCATCTCCGACTTCTACGACTTCGAGGAGGAGTTCTCGATGTTCCGGAAGATGGCGGAGACCGCCGGGCGGCCATGCTCGATCACGGTCGAGCAGCAGGACGCGCGCCCGGACTGGTGGCATCAGCTGCTCGACGCCGTCACCCGGGCGCAGGCCGATGGTCTCGAGATGCGGGGACAGGTTCCGCCCCGTGCGACGGGCGTGCTCCTCGGCCTCACCGCCACCCTCAACCCCTTCTCGTTCTGCACGTCGTTCCGGGACGCGATCTTCGATCTCGAGAAGTTCGAGGCCTTCCCCCTCGAGCAGCGGGTCGAAAACCTCCGCAAGCCCGAGGTTCGCGCTGCGATCCTGGCGGAGGTCCCGCAGGCCGAGGCCCCGAATCCGTTGATCGGAGAGATCGTGTCGAGCTTCCACAAGCTCTTCCCGATGAGCGACCCGGTCGACTACGAGCCCGCGCCCGAAGACTCGGTCGAAGGAATCGCGAAGCGGGAAGGCCGTTCGCCGCAGGAGGTCGCCTACGACCTGATGCTCGAGAACGAGGGGCAGGCGCTGCTCTACCACCCGCTCTTCAACTACCTGCCGGGAAATCTCGACTACGTGGAGAAGATGCTCGAACACCCGCACACGGTCTTCGGCCTCTCCGACGGCGGCGCTCACTGCGGCGTGCTCTGCGACGCGAGCTTTCCGACGACGCTGATCCAACACTGGGGGCGCGATCGAAGCCGCGGCAAGAAGCTGCCGCTCGAGCGGCTCGTCCGCATGCAGACGAAGGAGACCGCCGAGCTGGTCGGTCTCTTCGACCGCGGCGTCCTCGCGCCCGGCTACAAGGCCGACGTGAACGTGATCGACTTCGAGGGGCTCACGCTCCATCCGCCGACGGTGGTCTACGACCTGCCCGCCGACGGTCGGCGACTGGTTCAGCGGGCCACGGGCTACGAGAAGACGATCGTCTCCGGCAAGGTCGCCTTCGAGGGCGGCGAGCCGACCGGTGTGCTCGGCGGCAAGCTGATCCGCGGGAGCCAGCCGGCGCCCGCCTAG